The DNA region AGCAATTCTGATATTGGAAGTTGGAACTAATTAACTACAGAATATTCAAAAGTTAAGTACTTCCATGACCTCCCAGCTTTGTAAGCTTTTCACATTTGTATGCTTGTAATCCTTGTTGGTTAAACATTGAATAATTGAAGTAAATTTGTTCTTTGTCATATTGCAGACAGTGCAAAGCCGAAGTCTGGATTATTCCCACTTCGTTTCGCTTCCTCTGGCAATACACCCCGAATTGGTAGACAAGCTCTTGCTGTTCCAGAAATGTATACTCGGAACTGATGGTTCCTCTGCAGATGTGATAGATACTGAGTCGAGTGAACATATCTCTGAAGGTGAAGATGGTGAAGGTAGTGACCAGCCGGTAAGTAATGTTGCAGTGAAGCTGAATGTTGAAGATGGCCATGAACAAGTTAAGGTGGATATAACCCGCATTCCGCTTGTTAGTTACGCGCCGAAGGCAAAACCAAAGGCATCGGAGTCTTCCTCATTATCTGGTCTGTAATTCCATGAAAATCCAAAGTTTTAAccaatttcaatttaattgGATGAAGTGCAACTTGTTCTTTAGGTCAGCTTGATTGTGCAACAGTACTTCCCATATTTTTGCTTGTCAGActgaaaattcttttgttaatCGTTGACTCTAATTTATTGACTAACTACTAGAGAAATAACTATACTGATTAAAATGGTTGTTGGCATGATCATGGATTTTAACTATTATGCCTTAACAAGCATATTACTTCTAATCTTTCGGAATTTTCTAGTTTGCCTTTTGATTTACACCTTCGCTTGAGTTCGCATCCATGGCTAATTTTTTCATCCAATGAGACGCACATTTATgtatttcttcttgtttttgcCTGATAGAAAACTTGATTCTTTTGTCAACTACCTCGAGGTAATTTGGCTTTAATTTCACCTTGTTCATTTTGACTAAGTTCAACTGcttttttgttgttttataGAGTTGGGAATCGACGAGTCAATATTTATTAAACCCAAAACATTCCACCTTACTGTTCTTATGTTGAAGCTATGGAACAAAGAACGAGTTGCTTTGGCTACTGAGGTTTTGCAGGTACCTTTCTCTGATACAGGGACACATCGACTATAATTTTGTCTACTCAATTCTAAATCATTTGTTTTTTCATCCAGAGCATCTCCTCAAAAGTAATCGATGCATTGGATAATCGTCCTATCTTCATAAGGCTTAAAGGACTGGTAAGATTTCCTTGCATTTTGATGGTAGCTTAGGCATTAATATAATTCCCAGATATAAGAAAGAAGTTTTAGGCCAAAAAGGGTGAAAAACAAGAGGAATGTGCTTGTTGACTATCATTTGATAGTATATCAAGATGCAAAGCATGTTCTTGGTTCCTATCTCTTATTCCTACATCCATGCAAAAGCTAACAGTCTGACCTTGTAGGATTGTATGAAAGGTTCTTTAGCCAAAGCTCGTGTACTTTATGTGCCGGTGGGAGAAATTGGTAGCGAGGGCCGACTCCTACGTGCTTGTCGTATCCTTATGTTCAAGGACCAGATGACGTTTCTGTTACAAGTTTCTGTCCTTAAGAATGAAAATGTGAAACATTTGCTCTCTGCTTTTCCTCTATTTGAATTCCTTTACATTTTACAGAAGTTATTATTAATGCATATACAGAAGCAGGACTTGTCCTTGAGAGAGATGCTAAGCAAACTTTAAAGGTATCTTAGCTTTCGAGCTTCACCATTTGATTCTTGAGCCTATTTGGCTATAATTGGTGAAATGCCAACTCTTAATTGAAAATTGTCTACTTGTCAGAAATTAGATACTCTTGATTTGTCTAAGGTGGATATGGTGCAGATGTACTGATGGCTCTTGTACATTATGAGACGATGCTAGTAGATATTTACTTGAAATTTTAGCAGAGTGTCAGAGATTTTCTGATCTTGTACCGTTCCTGCATATATTTTCTGAGAAAATGAGTGGTAGCTTTGTACTGTCATTTTCTGAAGTTTATGATCAGAAAACAATCCTCTTCGCTGTTTAGTGGTATTAGGAGAAGCTTATCTGGCATTGCTTTAATACATGTCATTTACCTAAAATTAGATCTTCTCCAGTGGGAGGTGACTTCTTCACCTAGCAAACTGACCTACCAAAAGACTAAAATGCTATCCTCCTATCATGTTCTTGGATCTTGGGTCTTGTTGGCCAATCATGAAAAGCTAAGACAAGAATGTGCTTTTCAAATGAACTTGAATTTAGTTCTGATAATTGTAGTTCATACACGGGTAACTGACTCCTTATCTCAATTACATGATGAGTCTGGCCAAAGTTCATCAAAACTAACCTTTGTTTGTTCTTGAAATTGCAGTTGCATGCCACTGTCATGAATGCAAGGCACAGAAAATGGTGTCATACCTGCTctcttcttttaattttctaccCGTATATGCTGTATCTATATTGTGTCCCATTTTTTGAGTTTGACATCATTCCTGCTGCAATCTTGATTGCATGATGTTCGCGGTATTTCAGGAAGAAGACAAAGACAAGGACTAAAATGGCCGACTCGTTTGATGCGCGAGGGATCTTCAAGCAGTATGGATCTGAAGAGTGGGGTGACTATTTGATCCGTGAAGCTCACCTTTCACAAAGGTTTGTGTTTGATGACAATGGTTATTACCACCGTTGTGCTTCAATACCTTTTCCAGAAAGGATGCAGTTGGACTGATCAACTTGAATGTGCATAGTAGACTTAATTTCTGGCATTAAACTTTTGCTTATTAGGTTTGCTTTTAGCACTCCAGCTATcactatatacatatatacggAAGAACTATTCCTTGACTCGATTCTGTGAAGGCAAAGATAAAGTATGTGCAGCTTGTAGCTGTTGCCTTGTTGGGTGGTTGTATTTGTTTGTATGTGCTGTCAAGTTCATCAACAGCATtgaccttttccttttctctttttttttttttttaacaccACCCCCCACCCCACTGGCTGGGGCGGGGGGCAAAATCAAGAGGTGTAGGGATCGGAGCATAAGTACTATGTAGTGAAAAGGAATTGGCTATGGATATTCCTTTTAGATACAAGTAAGGCTCATTTGCCTAATAGAGGATGCGGAATGACAATAAATGGATACGGGAAGTCTTATCAAGAAGAATCAAACTAGTAAAGATAAATGCAAGAGCTTTTTATTTTAGGTTaaaagagtaaaggcaagttCCTGTGCACTGAATTTTTTTCTGAACGGTTAGACTATCTCCATCCTCATTTCTCTTGAGTCTCTTCGACTCCACACTGTCATATAAGCGTCATGTCAAGCAGGAATCAACTCAATAAATTGAGTTTTAAAGTTAAGTAAacttgagttttgattttaatttggttgtaatgattgtgttgttgaattatgagaaaaagtaataaatagttaagagaaagtgatgattgtgtaatgattatgttgttgaattattgaaaaagtaatgtatagttgagaggatttaatattaaaaattaaattgagtataatggagTTGTATGTGGATTTATATATGGGGCTCATCTTTTTGAATTGgaagagttgatttttattgtgtaatgaataagttaaaattagagttaaaattttaaaattagattgcaAAATTAAACGGGATATGAGAGACTCACTACTCAAGTTAGTCTTTGATTTTAAATCTTTGATGGGGGCcacatacatatttatattcattAATGAATATaacttaaaataattaaaattaattaactaataaattttaattaatataattaatatgtaataatattaattattaattaataaattgtaatatcaattaaataattaattatgaataagtactaaaattgataaaataatttgaaaattacatgAAAAAAAGAGCAACGGAAAGAAAATGACACGGaacaacaagaagaaaattacaaaagcaaagggaaaaaaatacacGAAGTacgagaaaataaatttagttGATATTGCTAGTAATTTCAAGTTGTCAAATATGTCCCACCAAGTTCGTCTGTAGTTGTCGATGATGTTTTCTATCCTGAATTCGGATATTTTCCTCATACGGAGCAAATCTTTGCTCCCCTCTCTGAACTGATGGTGAGCCTGTGATGGGGGATCATCGTACTCCGAGCGTGGATCGAAGTTGACATTATAGGGACAAGATATAGAAATTTCTAATAGGTTAGATGAAATCTCCCTCATCCTCGATgatcataatatataatatggtgCAAGCTCTCATGATCATTCCAAGTTTCTTCTGGGACCACGATCAAGCAGTGCCACGTATAATAGCGAATTGAGCTTGCAAAATCCCAAAAGCATGGTCGACATCCTTTCGTACCATCTCTTGATATATGGCAAATAAccctctcttttctccttgcGGTCGAGGGATTGATTTCATAAACGTTGTCCATTCAAGATATATACCCTCTGACAAATAATATTCCAATGTATAGTTGGTGCCATTGATAGTATTATTTACCTGGGGAGCATGACCTTCATTGATCGGTCTAAAATCTTGACGTCGTTCGACCCGATCACGCTAAAAAATGAACGCCATATCCAGAGGTGGTCAGGTCTCGCCATTGCTTTCAGTACTGAAGTTGGAGATACATGGCAACCCATGTACATACCCTTCCATGCCTTAAGGTAGTTTTTCTACTCCCAATGCATACAATCAATGCTACCAATCATGCTTGGAAAATCGCATGACTTTCCAATTCATAGTAGGCATTGGACATCTTTCGGATTAGGTCGGCGCAAGTAATGAGGCTTGAAGATCGAGACGATGCCTTCAACGAACTTGTACGGACATAATTTCGTGGTGCTCTCTGTTAGGAGGAGATATTTGTGAACGGCGTCAGAACCTACTTCGAAAGCCAACATACATATGGTCGCGATGCATTTTTGTAGCGATGATAGGCTTTCTCTATTGGAAATATGGATGAACACTTGAGAGACCCTTGACAATTCGAAGGAATATGTGCTCCCTCATTCTAAACCATCGTCAAAATGTATCGGCAGAATACATCGGCTCATCAACAAAGTAGTCTTGCATTAGCTACTCATGAGCTGCTTCGCGTTCACTGTTTATGTTCTTTTTCGGTGGAGGAAGAGCTTTCACTAGAGATAGTCAACTGCATATCTTGAATGCGGTTAACACAATGCTCATCCGTACCAAGTTTTAACGACCCTTCCATCCACTCTAATGAATCCATGGAGATGTTGTTTGGATCATTAGAATTTCCAGCCATATTCGGAGGAAGTTAATTGGAGATGAGAGGAAGTGAATTGGAAACGAGAGGATATGGATGAGTGCATATGAGAGTGAAATCATTTTATAGAGAGGATTCCAATGGTTACTTTCCAACAGCTAATTTCCAACGGCTACTTTCCAACGGTTATTTTTCAATAGCTTGtttttgaaaagtaaattaatttacaatttgtaaaaacaaatatcataataaaatttaaatttcattacTTAGGTAAACATTACGAACATAAAGATGAGTCTAACATGGTTGGAAAGATTACAAGCATAACTACTTTTTAAAAGGCTATGCAAGAGCATCCTCTAACAACATTTGATGAATGCCAAAGTCTTTCCAGATTAAAATTACCTGTGTCCATTACGATGAGTATCATTGCAGTTTCTCAATTGATCGCCATAATTTCTTCCTGCCTGATCTCGAACTCTTTTTCCttgaatttctattaagcTGTCATATTTGTCGTCTATACCAATAAACAGAGACTTCACAACATTTGCCGCCTCACTGAGATCGGTAGCAACAACATTCAACCATTTAGATGATTTTCCTTTTGCAACTTTTCTCTTAGCTACATATCTGCCTTGTGGACGCACTGGAGACTCAACATCCGCATCGCCAGTGGAGGATGTCGTGTATCTGCCGGAAGCATTCGTCTTCATTTGCTTAAAATATTCACCGGAAAAGATTTCTCCATTTTGGTTTATGACATGGAAGATTCCAATGCAGCACGTTCTATTCGTTTGTTTCGCTTCCTTGATGACGCTTAGCATGCTCGTAGAATCCATAGAAAGCTGATACGGCTGTGCGAATCTTGAAGAACTGTTTCTTCAAGGAGTTAGCGTTCTTCTTGGAGAAGGATTCGGGGTTGACATTGATGTATTACTAGTAGATCCTCTCCCAAAATGTAGTGCTGGGTTGAATATCCCCGACCACAAGATCTTGCCCAACATTTAGACACCTACTTAGTAGCCGCTCATCTCATGCCCATTGACATTTAACACCAGTGCAGCTACCTTTCTTTGGAGCTGTAACTTCTTCAATGTTCGGTCGTCGCTTTCTAGGCCACCACTCGGAAGTTGACTGAATGGTAAAGGAGAATTCGTCTGTGGAGATTGATTGGACTCCACATTAGCGCTTTTGAATGCCTAGCCTGTTACAGCCATAACTTGGGAGGGTGAACCCGCAAATACGATATGTGGGTTCATTGGGATGGGGTATGGTTTGGGATAATGCAGGTATG from Punica granatum isolate Tunisia-2019 chromosome 3, ASM765513v2, whole genome shotgun sequence includes:
- the LOC116200987 gene encoding uncharacterized protein LOC116200987 isoform X4, whose protein sequence is MIDSEEGSQVQEVQVVSSGTDIGSDTTHADNEMVSSEKHSISVEVGSLMRFIKEKGGSTQKKIEEDMGVKILFPSSKEDSIVIEGSSADGVARASKKIQAIIDETVQSRSLDYSHFVSLPLAIHPELVDKLLLFQKCILGTDGSSADVIDTESSEHISEGEDGEGSDQPVSNVAVKLNVEDGHEQVKVDITRIPLVSYAPKAKPKASESSSLSELGIDESIFIKPKTFHLTVLMLKLWNKERVALATEVLQSISSKVIDALDNRPIFIRLKGLDCMKGSLAKARVLYVPVGEIGSEGRLLRACQVIINAYTEAGLVLERDAKQTLKLHATVMNARHRKWKKTKTRTKMADSFDARGIFKQYGSEEWGDYLIREAHLSQRFVFDDNGYYHRCASIPFPERMQLD
- the LOC116200987 gene encoding uncharacterized protein LOC116200987 isoform X2, with protein sequence MIASRASSLFRLNRVSSFASSYVISRPFLDFQIKKHKKVDLVGRSISAQASTHEELAVKDEMIDSEEGSQVQEVQVVSSGTDIGSDTTHADNEMVSSEKHSISVEVGSLMRFIKEKGGSTQKKIEEDMGVKILFPSSKEDSIVIEGSSADGVARASKKIQAIIDETVQSRSLDYSHFVSLPLAIHPELVDKLLLFQKCILGTDGSSADVIDTESSEHISEGEDGEGSDQPVSNVAVKLNVEDGHEQVKVDITRIPLVSYAPKAKPKASESSSLSELGIDESIFIKPKTFHLTVLMLKLWNKERVALATEVLQSISSKVIDALDNRPIFIRLKGLDCMKGSLAKARVLYVPVGEIGSEGRLLRACQVIINAYTEAGLVLERDAKQTLKLHATVMNARHRKWKKTKTRTKMADSFDARGIFKQYGSEEWGDYLIREAHLSQRFVFDDNGYYHRCASIPFPERMQLD
- the LOC116200987 gene encoding uncharacterized protein LOC116200987 isoform X1, whose protein sequence is MIASRASSLFRLNRVSSFASSYVISRPFLDFQCTYHGLSFGSKMGGTKESFGSAGQIKKHKKVDLVGRSISAQASTHEELAVKDEMIDSEEGSQVQEVQVVSSGTDIGSDTTHADNEMVSSEKHSISVEVGSLMRFIKEKGGSTQKKIEEDMGVKILFPSSKEDSIVIEGSSADGVARASKKIQAIIDETVQSRSLDYSHFVSLPLAIHPELVDKLLLFQKCILGTDGSSADVIDTESSEHISEGEDGEGSDQPVSNVAVKLNVEDGHEQVKVDITRIPLVSYAPKAKPKASESSSLSELGIDESIFIKPKTFHLTVLMLKLWNKERVALATEVLQSISSKVIDALDNRPIFIRLKGLDCMKGSLAKARVLYVPVGEIGSEGRLLRACQVIINAYTEAGLVLERDAKQTLKLHATVMNARHRKWKKTKTRTKMADSFDARGIFKQYGSEEWGDYLIREAHLSQRFVFDDNGYYHRCASIPFPERMQLD
- the LOC116200987 gene encoding uncharacterized protein LOC116200987 isoform X3, translated to MGGTKESFGSAGQIKKHKKVDLVGRSISAQASTHEELAVKDEMIDSEEGSQVQEVQVVSSGTDIGSDTTHADNEMVSSEKHSISVEVGSLMRFIKEKGGSTQKKIEEDMGVKILFPSSKEDSIVIEGSSADGVARASKKIQAIIDETVQSRSLDYSHFVSLPLAIHPELVDKLLLFQKCILGTDGSSADVIDTESSEHISEGEDGEGSDQPVSNVAVKLNVEDGHEQVKVDITRIPLVSYAPKAKPKASESSSLSELGIDESIFIKPKTFHLTVLMLKLWNKERVALATEVLQSISSKVIDALDNRPIFIRLKGLDCMKGSLAKARVLYVPVGEIGSEGRLLRACQVIINAYTEAGLVLERDAKQTLKLHATVMNARHRKWKKTKTRTKMADSFDARGIFKQYGSEEWGDYLIREAHLSQRFVFDDNGYYHRCASIPFPERMQLD